A DNA window from Bradyrhizobium barranii subsp. barranii contains the following coding sequences:
- the hpaE gene encoding 5-carboxymethyl-2-hydroxymuconate semialdehyde dehydrogenase, protein MDKPTPKADVFQANRDRAAPLLKKLRADGIGHMIDGKIVASISGETFETKSPVDGATLASVARGNAEDIDAAATAAALAFKSWRDMGPAMRKKLLHRVADAIEDNADDIAVLECIDTGQAYRFMAKAAIRAAENFRFFADKCAEARDGQNTPSDEHWNVSTRVPIGPVGVITPWNTPFMLSTWKIAPALAAGCTVVHKPAEWSPVTAAILARLVKEAGVPDGVLNTVHGFGEEAGKALTEHPAIKAIGFVGESATGSAIMVQGAPTLKRVHFELGGKNPVIVFDDADLDRALDAVVFMIYSLNGERCTSSSRLLIQQSIAQTFIEKLTARVKALRVGHPLDPATEIGPLIHERHLAKVCSYFDIARQDGAVIAVGGKTYDGPGGGHYVEPTLVTGATGKMRVAQEEVFGPFLTVLPFKDEADAIEIANDTRYGLTGYVWTNDVGRALRVADALEAGMIWLNSENVRHLPTPFGGMKASGIGRDGGDYSFDFYMETKHVSLARGTHKIQKLGI, encoded by the coding sequence ATGGATAAGCCCACGCCGAAAGCCGATGTGTTCCAGGCCAACCGCGACCGCGCGGCGCCGCTGCTGAAGAAACTGCGGGCCGACGGCATCGGCCACATGATCGACGGCAAGATCGTCGCCTCGATCTCCGGTGAGACATTCGAGACGAAGTCGCCGGTTGACGGCGCTACGCTTGCGAGCGTCGCGCGCGGCAACGCCGAGGACATCGACGCCGCAGCCACCGCCGCTGCGCTGGCCTTCAAGTCCTGGCGCGACATGGGACCGGCGATGCGGAAGAAGCTGCTGCACCGCGTCGCCGACGCGATCGAGGACAATGCCGACGACATCGCCGTGCTCGAATGCATCGACACCGGCCAGGCCTATCGCTTCATGGCCAAAGCCGCGATCCGCGCCGCCGAGAATTTTCGCTTCTTCGCGGACAAATGCGCCGAGGCGCGCGATGGCCAGAACACGCCGAGCGACGAGCACTGGAACGTCTCGACCCGCGTGCCGATCGGTCCGGTCGGCGTGATCACGCCGTGGAACACGCCGTTCATGCTCTCGACCTGGAAGATCGCCCCGGCGCTGGCCGCGGGCTGCACCGTCGTGCACAAGCCGGCCGAATGGTCGCCAGTGACGGCCGCCATTCTCGCAAGGCTCGTCAAGGAAGCCGGCGTTCCCGACGGCGTGCTCAACACCGTGCACGGTTTTGGCGAGGAGGCCGGCAAGGCCCTGACCGAGCATCCCGCGATCAAGGCGATCGGCTTCGTCGGCGAGAGCGCGACGGGATCGGCGATCATGGTTCAGGGCGCGCCGACCTTGAAGCGCGTGCATTTCGAGCTCGGCGGCAAGAACCCGGTGATCGTGTTCGACGACGCCGATCTCGACCGCGCGCTCGATGCCGTCGTGTTCATGATCTACTCCCTCAACGGCGAACGCTGCACATCGTCGAGCCGCCTGCTGATCCAGCAAAGCATTGCCCAGACATTCATCGAGAAGCTGACCGCGCGCGTCAAAGCGCTGAGGGTCGGCCATCCCCTCGATCCCGCCACCGAGATCGGGCCGCTGATCCACGAGCGGCACCTCGCAAAAGTCTGCTCCTATTTCGACATCGCTCGGCAGGATGGTGCTGTGATCGCCGTCGGCGGCAAGACCTATGACGGCCCCGGCGGCGGACATTACGTCGAGCCGACACTGGTGACCGGCGCAACCGGCAAGATGCGCGTGGCGCAGGAGGAAGTGTTCGGCCCCTTCCTCACCGTGCTGCCCTTCAAGGACGAGGCCGACGCCATCGAGATCGCTAACGACACCCGCTACGGCCTGACCGGCTATGTCTGGACCAACGACGTTGGCCGCGCACTGCGCGTTGCCGACGCGCTGGAGGCCGGCATGATCTGGCTGAACTCGGAAAACGTCCGCCATCTGCCGACGCCGTTCGGCGGCATGAAGGCCTCAGGTATCGGCCGCGATGGCGGCGACTACTCGTTCGACTTCTACATGGAAACCAAGCACGTCTCGCTGGCGCGGGGCACGCACAAGATTCAGAAATTGGGAATCTGA
- a CDS encoding fumarylacetoacetate hydrolase family protein: MKLPRLATYSVKGETKYGAVLEGGIVDLSARHAKDYPTLREVIAAEKLVSLAEEAASRAPDHALGDITWLPPVPAPEKIICIGVNYPDRNAEYKDGQEAPKYPSMFMRSPRSFVGHDTPLVRPRASAQLDYEGEIVLVIGKPGRHIAESAALDHVAALTLCNEGSVRDWLRHAKFNVTQGKNFDSSGSLGPWLVPYTKEAQIADIRLTTHVNGELRQDDRTSRLMFPFRYLISYISTFATLVPGDIIVTGTPTGAGARFDPPRYLKPGDVIEVAAEGIGALRNGVIDEA, encoded by the coding sequence ATGAAGCTCCCTCGCCTCGCCACCTATTCCGTCAAGGGTGAAACCAAGTACGGCGCCGTCCTTGAGGGCGGCATCGTCGATCTCTCCGCACGCCACGCAAAAGACTATCCGACGCTGCGCGAAGTGATCGCCGCCGAAAAGCTCGTGAGCCTTGCCGAGGAGGCCGCCAGCCGCGCGCCGGATCACGCGCTCGGCGACATCACCTGGCTGCCGCCGGTGCCCGCGCCGGAAAAGATCATCTGCATCGGCGTCAACTATCCCGACCGCAATGCCGAGTACAAGGACGGCCAGGAGGCGCCGAAATATCCGAGCATGTTCATGCGCTCGCCCCGCTCCTTCGTCGGCCACGACACGCCGCTGGTGCGTCCGCGCGCGTCAGCGCAGCTCGACTACGAAGGCGAGATCGTGCTGGTGATCGGCAAGCCCGGCCGGCACATCGCGGAAAGTGCCGCGCTCGACCACGTCGCGGCGCTCACGCTCTGCAACGAAGGCTCGGTGCGCGACTGGCTGCGCCATGCCAAGTTCAATGTCACGCAAGGCAAGAACTTTGATTCCAGCGGCAGCCTCGGGCCCTGGCTCGTGCCTTACACCAAGGAAGCACAGATCGCGGACATTCGCCTGACAACGCATGTCAATGGCGAGTTGCGGCAGGACGACCGCACCAGCCGGCTGATGTTTCCGTTCCGCTATCTCATCAGCTATATCTCGACTTTCGCCACGCTCGTCCCCGGTGACATCATCGTGACGGGCACGCCGACCGGTGCCGGCGCGCGGTTCGATCCGCCGCGCTACCTCAAGCCCGGCGACGTCATCGAGGTCGCGGCCGAAGGCATCGGAGCCTTGCGCAACGGCGTCATCGACGAAGCCTGA
- the hpaH gene encoding 2-oxo-hept-4-ene-1,7-dioate hydratase gives MALSNDDIQACANRLHQAEKTRTQIRQLSQDFPGITIADAYAIQKAWVDLKLAEGRTVKGHKIGLTSKAMQSALNIDEPDSGVLLDEMFFADGGLVPTERFIATRVEAELAFVMSKRLAGPDCTMFDVLNATDFVVPALEILDTRIERVDPSTKATRKIYDTIADNAANAGIVLGGRPIRPLDADLRWIGALCFKNGQLEETGLAAGVLNHPATSVAWLANKIAPLGLALEPGQIVLAGSFIRPIETRKGDTIQADYGAYGSVSCYFA, from the coding sequence ATGGCGCTTTCCAACGACGATATCCAAGCTTGCGCGAACCGTCTGCACCAGGCGGAGAAGACCCGCACCCAGATCCGGCAGCTCTCGCAGGATTTTCCGGGCATTACCATCGCTGACGCCTACGCGATTCAGAAGGCCTGGGTCGACCTCAAGCTCGCGGAGGGCCGCACCGTCAAAGGCCACAAGATCGGCTTGACTTCGAAGGCGATGCAGAGCGCGCTCAATATCGACGAGCCGGATTCCGGCGTGCTGCTCGACGAAATGTTCTTTGCCGATGGCGGCCTTGTCCCGACCGAGCGCTTCATCGCCACGCGTGTCGAGGCCGAGCTTGCCTTCGTCATGAGCAAGCGCCTCGCGGGGCCGGACTGCACGATGTTCGACGTGCTCAACGCCACCGATTTCGTGGTGCCGGCGCTGGAGATCTTGGACACGCGCATCGAACGTGTCGACCCCAGCACCAAAGCGACGCGAAAAATCTACGACACCATCGCCGACAACGCGGCGAATGCCGGCATCGTGCTCGGTGGACGGCCGATCCGCCCGCTGGACGCCGACCTGCGCTGGATCGGCGCGCTCTGCTTCAAAAACGGCCAGCTCGAAGAGACGGGCCTTGCCGCCGGCGTGCTCAATCATCCCGCCACTTCCGTGGCCTGGCTCGCCAACAAGATCGCGCCGCTCGGCCTTGCGCTGGAGCCCGGGCAGATCGTGCTCGCCGGCTCCTTCATCCGTCCGATCGAGACCCGCAAGGGCGACACAATTCAGGCCGATTATGGCGCCTACGGCTCGGTGAGCTGCTACTTCGCTTAG
- a CDS encoding thiamine pyrophosphate-dependent enzyme, with product MTTLTGGEAIVSGLVAHGVDTVFGLPGAQVYGLFDAFHQAQLKVIGARHEQACGYMAFGYARSSGRPGVFSVVPGPGVLNASAALLTAYGCNEPVLCVTGQVPTQFLGKGRGHLHEMPDQLATLRTYVKWADRIETPGNAPTTVSRAFQEMTSGRRGPASVEMPWDIFTQRADTCAAKVLEPLPAPLPDPDLITQAAAVIRSSKTPMIFVGSGAIEARDEILELAEMIDAPVVAFRSGRGIVSNAHELGLTMAAAYKLWPKTDLMIGIGSRLELPTMSRWPYRPDGLKSIRIDIDPVEMRRFISDTAIVADAKTATADLIQAVSKAGYSKTAGRRAAIREATATALAEIQSIQPQMAYLNILREVLPANAIVTDELSQFGFASWYGFPIYEPRTFITSGYQGTLGSGFPTALGAKVANPDKPVVAITGDGGFMFGVQELATAVQFNIGVVTLVFNNNAYGNVRRDQRERFNGRVVASDLVNPDFVKLAESFGVAAARVTAPDQFKAAMEKALAHGGPYLISVEVTRDSEVSPWAFIHPPKP from the coding sequence ATGACGACCCTCACCGGCGGCGAAGCGATCGTAAGCGGGCTTGTCGCCCATGGCGTCGACACTGTGTTCGGCCTGCCCGGCGCACAGGTCTACGGCCTGTTCGACGCCTTCCACCAGGCCCAGCTCAAGGTGATCGGCGCACGGCACGAGCAGGCCTGCGGCTATATGGCGTTCGGCTATGCACGCTCCAGCGGCAGGCCCGGCGTGTTCAGCGTAGTGCCCGGCCCCGGCGTGCTCAACGCAAGCGCGGCGCTGCTGACCGCCTACGGCTGCAACGAGCCGGTGCTGTGCGTCACCGGCCAGGTGCCGACGCAGTTTCTTGGCAAGGGCCGCGGCCATCTGCACGAGATGCCGGACCAGCTCGCCACCTTGCGTACCTATGTCAAATGGGCCGACCGCATCGAAACGCCCGGCAACGCGCCGACGACCGTATCGCGCGCCTTCCAGGAAATGACGTCCGGCCGTCGCGGCCCCGCCTCGGTCGAGATGCCCTGGGATATCTTCACCCAGCGCGCGGACACCTGTGCCGCAAAGGTGCTGGAGCCGCTGCCCGCACCATTGCCCGATCCTGATCTGATCACGCAGGCGGCCGCGGTGATCAGGAGCAGCAAGACGCCGATGATCTTTGTTGGCAGCGGCGCGATCGAGGCGCGCGACGAAATCCTCGAGCTCGCCGAGATGATCGATGCACCCGTCGTCGCCTTCCGTAGCGGGCGCGGAATCGTCTCCAACGCGCATGAGCTGGGGCTCACGATGGCTGCCGCCTACAAGCTGTGGCCGAAGACCGATCTCATGATCGGCATCGGCTCGCGACTGGAGCTGCCGACCATGTCGCGCTGGCCGTATCGGCCCGACGGGTTGAAGAGCATCCGCATCGACATCGATCCCGTCGAGATGCGGCGCTTCATCTCCGACACCGCCATCGTCGCCGACGCCAAGACCGCGACCGCCGATCTGATCCAAGCGGTCAGCAAGGCCGGCTACAGCAAGACCGCCGGCCGCCGCGCCGCGATCCGCGAGGCCACCGCGACCGCGCTGGCAGAGATCCAGAGCATCCAGCCGCAGATGGCGTATCTCAACATCCTGCGCGAGGTGCTGCCGGCCAACGCGATCGTCACCGATGAATTGTCGCAATTCGGCTTCGCGTCCTGGTACGGCTTTCCGATCTACGAGCCGCGCACCTTCATCACGTCAGGGTATCAGGGCACGCTCGGCTCGGGCTTCCCCACAGCGCTCGGCGCCAAGGTCGCCAACCCCGACAAGCCCGTGGTCGCGATCACCGGCGACGGCGGCTTCATGTTCGGGGTGCAGGAGCTTGCCACCGCCGTGCAGTTCAACATCGGCGTGGTGACGCTGGTGTTCAACAACAACGCCTATGGCAATGTCCGCCGCGACCAGCGCGAGCGCTTTAACGGCCGCGTGGTGGCGTCCGATCTGGTCAATCCGGATTTCGTCAAGCTCGCGGAGTCCTTTGGTGTGGCTGCTGCGCGCGTCACCGCGCCGGACCAGTTCAAGGCGGCGATGGAAAAGGCGCTGGCCCATGGCGGGCCATATCTGATTTCGGTGGAAGTGACGCGGGATTCGGAAGTCAGCCCCTGGGCGTTCATTCATCCGCCAAAGCCGTAA
- the hpaD gene encoding 3,4-dihydroxyphenylacetate 2,3-dioxygenase produces MPVPQHIFEPPFNIIRSSHVVLDVTDLNLSRAFYETTVGLHVEDADDKVVYLRAAEEHQHHSLVLRKAAVPACARLGFKVGNDKDLDKAASFLSENGLSYAFVDQPFQGRTLQFTDPFGFQIELYASMDRRPHLLRRYDLYRGCHPQRLDHFNVFAAEVQDTVDFYARLGFRLTEYAEEDGPNGRIAAAWMHRKGNVHDFAITNGKGPRLHHFAYWTPTAMNIIHLCDVMASQGFVKNIERGPGRHGISNAFFLYVRDPDGHRLELYTSDYFTGDHDHEPLRWSLRDPRRQTLWGAPAPRSWFEQGSPFSGQAVREPKFVADVLVAD; encoded by the coding sequence ATGCCCGTACCGCAACACATCTTCGAACCGCCGTTCAACATCATCCGCTCCAGTCACGTCGTGCTCGACGTGACCGACCTGAATCTCAGCCGCGCGTTCTACGAGACCACCGTCGGGCTGCATGTCGAGGATGCCGACGACAAGGTCGTCTACTTGCGCGCAGCCGAGGAGCACCAGCATCACTCGCTGGTGTTGCGCAAGGCGGCGGTGCCCGCCTGCGCCCGGCTCGGCTTCAAGGTCGGCAACGACAAAGACCTCGACAAGGCCGCCTCCTTCCTCTCGGAGAACGGTCTCTCTTACGCCTTCGTCGACCAGCCCTTCCAGGGCCGCACGCTGCAATTCACCGACCCCTTCGGCTTCCAGATCGAGCTCTACGCGTCGATGGACCGCCGCCCGCATCTGCTTCGCCGCTACGATCTCTACAGGGGATGCCATCCGCAGCGGCTCGATCATTTCAACGTCTTCGCCGCCGAGGTGCAGGACACCGTCGACTTCTATGCCCGGCTCGGCTTCCGTCTGACCGAATACGCCGAGGAGGACGGACCGAACGGGCGCATTGCGGCTGCCTGGATGCATCGCAAGGGCAATGTCCACGATTTCGCGATCACCAACGGCAAGGGTCCGCGCCTGCACCACTTCGCCTATTGGACGCCGACGGCGATGAACATCATCCATCTCTGCGACGTCATGGCCTCACAAGGCTTCGTCAAGAACATCGAGCGCGGACCGGGACGCCACGGCATCTCGAATGCGTTCTTCCTCTACGTGCGCGACCCCGACGGGCACCGTCTCGAACTCTACACCAGCGACTACTTCACCGGCGATCACGACCACGAGCCGCTGCGCTGGTCGCTGCGCGATCCGCGCCGCCAGACGCTGTGGGGCGCGCCGGCGCCGCGGTCCTGGTTCGAGCAGGGCTCGCCGTTTAGCGGGCAAGCCGTGCGTGAGCCGAAGTTCGTCGCCGACGTGCTGGTGGCGGATTGA
- a CDS encoding 2OG-Fe(II) oxygenase has translation MTATARKSPPKPSVDLATHVDALDWPQITAELDAQGSAVLKNLLTPDQCRAIAALYPDDAGFRSRIVMGRHGFGRGEYKYFSYPLPDLIAQLRPALYAHLQGVANRWNEAMGIDIRYPAAHAAFLKRCHEAGQARPTPLLLQYEAGDFNCLHQDLYGEHVFPLQVAILLSEPGRDFTGGEFVLTEQRPRMQSRAEVVPLMQGDAVAFAVHHRPVQGTRGTYRVNLRHGVSRIRSGQRHTLGVIFHDAK, from the coding sequence ATGACAGCAACGGCACGCAAATCACCCCCTAAGCCCTCAGTCGACCTCGCCACCCACGTCGACGCCCTCGACTGGCCTCAAATCACCGCCGAGCTCGACGCCCAGGGCAGCGCCGTCCTGAAGAATCTGCTGACGCCGGACCAATGCCGCGCCATCGCCGCGCTCTATCCTGATGATGCAGGCTTCCGCAGTCGCATCGTCATGGGCCGCCACGGTTTTGGCCGTGGCGAGTACAAATACTTCTCCTACCCGTTGCCCGATCTGATCGCGCAGCTCCGCCCGGCGCTCTATGCGCATCTTCAGGGCGTCGCCAATCGCTGGAACGAGGCGATGGGGATCGACATCCGTTACCCGGCCGCGCATGCCGCGTTCCTCAAGCGCTGCCACGAGGCAGGCCAGGCGCGACCGACGCCGCTGCTGCTGCAATATGAGGCGGGCGACTTCAATTGCCTGCACCAGGACCTCTATGGCGAGCACGTGTTTCCGCTCCAGGTCGCTATCCTCTTGTCCGAGCCGGGACGCGATTTTACCGGCGGTGAGTTCGTGCTGACTGAGCAGCGCCCGCGCATGCAGTCGCGCGCCGAGGTCGTGCCGCTGATGCAGGGCGATGCTGTGGCTTTTGCCGTGCATCATCGCCCGGTGCAGGGGACGCGCGGCACCTACCGGGTTAACCTGCGCCATGGCGTCAGCCGGATTCGCTCCGGTCAGCGTCACACGCTGGGTGTGATCTTCCATGATGCCAAGTGA
- a CDS encoding DUF2848 domain-containing protein, translating into MFDLTFTVDAQDTTTPLTLAIDQMVIAGWTGRDPVARDKHIAELQEMGIAPPASTPIYYRASARRLTQEDGIECCGGDSSGEVEFVLIGWQGRIFVGCGSDHTDRKVEAYNVTVSKQMCDKPVASTLWELEDVIGHWDRMILRSYATIKGERVLYQEGTLDAMLPVAELIARGFESGKFPDGCAMFGGTFAAKGGIRPADRFEFELEDPVLKRTIKHGYDVATLPVRG; encoded by the coding sequence GTGTTTGACCTGACTTTCACCGTTGACGCCCAGGACACCACCACGCCGCTGACATTGGCGATCGACCAGATGGTTATCGCGGGCTGGACCGGCCGCGATCCCGTCGCGCGCGACAAGCACATCGCCGAGCTGCAAGAGATGGGCATCGCCCCGCCGGCCTCGACGCCGATCTACTACCGCGCCTCGGCGCGCCGGCTGACCCAGGAAGACGGCATCGAATGCTGTGGCGGCGATTCCTCCGGCGAGGTCGAATTCGTGCTGATCGGCTGGCAGGGCCGCATCTTCGTCGGCTGCGGCTCCGACCATACCGACCGCAAGGTCGAGGCCTACAACGTCACGGTCTCCAAGCAGATGTGCGACAAGCCGGTCGCATCCACGCTCTGGGAGCTCGAGGACGTCATCGGTCATTGGGACAGGATGATCCTGCGCTCCTACGCCACCATCAAGGGCGAGCGCGTGCTCTACCAGGAGGGTACGCTCGACGCGATGCTGCCGGTCGCCGAGCTGATCGCGCGAGGCTTTGAGAGTGGCAAGTTCCCCGACGGCTGCGCCATGTTCGGCGGCACCTTTGCGGCCAAGGGAGGCATCCGCCCCGCCGATCGCTTCGAGTTCGAGCTTGAGGATCCGGTGCTGAAGCGCACGATCAAGCACGGCTACGACGTGGCGACGCTGCCGGTGCGAGGCTGA
- the hpaR gene encoding homoprotocatechuate degradation operon regulator HpaR, whose product MTKRPADPANGSEPAARQVPMRDFSRSLPMSLLRAREAVMRQFRPKLREHGLTEQQWRILRALAAIEAAEVTELARTAFLLGPSLSRILRDLEARNLIERKTAKADQRRSMVSISKEGVKLMAAVAPSSEAIYAEITQRFGARKLAELQEMLGQLESCLASTGASDVTDET is encoded by the coding sequence ATGACGAAGAGACCGGCTGATCCCGCGAACGGAAGTGAGCCCGCCGCACGGCAGGTGCCGATGCGCGACTTTTCGCGTTCGCTGCCGATGTCGCTGCTCAGGGCACGTGAAGCGGTGATGCGGCAATTTCGTCCCAAGCTGCGCGAGCACGGCCTGACCGAGCAGCAATGGCGCATCCTCCGCGCATTGGCAGCCATCGAGGCCGCGGAGGTGACTGAGCTTGCGCGCACGGCATTTCTCCTCGGCCCGAGCCTGTCGCGCATCCTGCGCGATCTCGAGGCGCGCAATCTGATCGAGCGCAAGACCGCGAAGGCGGACCAGCGCCGCAGCATGGTCTCGATCTCGAAAGAGGGCGTGAAGCTGATGGCCGCGGTCGCCCCATCCTCGGAAGCGATCTACGCCGAGATCACGCAACGCTTCGGCGCGCGCAAGCTCGCCGAACTGCAGGAGATGCTCGGTCAGTTGGAATCGTGTCTCGCTTCCACGGGCGCGAGTGACGTCACGGATGAAACGTAA
- a CDS encoding 5-carboxymethyl-2-hydroxymuconate Delta-isomerase: MPHFTIEYSANLDGRLDIGAVCEVVRKAAVETGIFPLGGIRVRAIRCEHYAIADARQDYGFLDMVLRIGEGRDLPTRQKAGEHVFQALSKHLDPVFAASKFALSFDMQINDKDTSWKRNNIHDALKVEAAHG; this comes from the coding sequence ATGCCGCATTTCACCATCGAATATTCGGCCAATCTCGATGGCCGCCTCGACATCGGCGCCGTCTGCGAGGTGGTGCGGAAGGCGGCGGTCGAGACCGGCATCTTCCCGCTCGGCGGCATCCGCGTCCGCGCCATTAGATGCGAGCACTATGCGATCGCCGACGCGCGACAGGACTACGGCTTTCTCGACATGGTGCTGCGCATCGGCGAAGGCCGCGACCTTCCCACGCGCCAGAAAGCCGGCGAGCACGTCTTCCAGGCGCTTTCAAAACATCTCGATCCCGTCTTCGCCGCCAGCAAGTTCGCCCTGTCGTTCGACATGCAGATCAACGACAAGGACACCAGCTGGAAGCGCAACAACATCCACGACGCCCTGAAAGTGGAGGCTGCCCATGGATAA
- a CDS encoding amidase codes for MPDFPTLAKLADDLESGRTTSRTLVEACLARIADPAGEGQRTFIHVDKDAALATADAMDGLRKVKAAPSRYAGIPVSIKDLFDIKGQVTRAGSRALDDSAPADQDAATVARLRKAGFVVIGRTNMTEFAYSGIGINPHYGTPKGAWNRAEGHVPGGSSSGAAVSVLDGMAHGALGTDTGGSCRIPAAFNGIVGYKPTQRRVPLDGSVPLSFSLDSIGPLARSVSCCAILDAVLANEPIVPLKPRPVKGMRLAVPTTIALDDLDADVASTFERALKSLADHGAIIERIEMAEFHDIGPMNAKGGFAASESYAWHRYLITAKGDVYDPRVSVRIMRGEAQSAADYIDLLNERRSLIARVNARVAPYDALVLPTTANTPPKISDLADDKAFTRENLRALRNCTLINMIDGCAISLPAHREGDVPVGLMLAGAGGSDRRIFELAAGMEAVIRV; via the coding sequence ATGCCCGATTTTCCGACACTGGCGAAACTCGCCGACGACCTCGAAAGCGGCCGCACGACCTCCCGCACGCTGGTCGAGGCATGCCTCGCCAGGATCGCCGACCCGGCCGGCGAGGGCCAACGCACATTCATCCACGTCGACAAGGACGCCGCGCTCGCAACCGCGGATGCGATGGACGGCTTGCGCAAGGTCAAGGCGGCGCCGTCGCGCTATGCCGGTATCCCGGTCTCGATCAAGGATCTCTTCGACATCAAGGGCCAGGTCACGCGCGCCGGCTCCCGCGCGCTCGACGATTCTGCGCCGGCCGATCAGGACGCCGCGACGGTGGCGCGGCTGCGCAAGGCCGGCTTCGTCGTGATCGGGCGGACCAACATGACTGAGTTCGCCTATTCCGGCATCGGCATCAATCCGCATTACGGTACGCCGAAGGGCGCCTGGAACCGGGCCGAGGGACACGTGCCCGGCGGCTCGTCCTCGGGCGCCGCGGTGTCCGTGCTCGACGGCATGGCGCATGGCGCGCTCGGCACCGACACCGGCGGCTCCTGCCGGATTCCGGCCGCCTTCAACGGCATCGTCGGCTACAAGCCGACGCAGCGCCGCGTGCCGCTGGACGGCTCCGTGCCGCTGTCCTTCTCGCTCGACAGCATCGGGCCGCTGGCGCGGTCGGTCAGCTGCTGTGCCATTCTCGATGCCGTGCTCGCGAACGAGCCGATCGTCCCGCTGAAGCCGCGACCGGTAAAGGGCATGCGGCTCGCAGTGCCGACCACGATTGCGCTCGACGATCTCGATGCGGACGTGGCCTCGACGTTCGAGCGCGCGCTCAAGAGCCTTGCCGATCACGGTGCGATCATCGAGCGCATCGAGATGGCCGAATTTCACGACATCGGCCCGATGAACGCCAAGGGCGGCTTTGCGGCGTCCGAAAGCTATGCCTGGCATCGCTACCTCATTACGGCCAAGGGCGACGTCTACGACCCCAGGGTCTCCGTGCGCATCATGCGCGGCGAGGCGCAGAGCGCTGCCGATTACATCGATCTCCTCAACGAGCGCCGCTCGCTGATCGCGCGCGTCAATGCGCGCGTCGCGCCCTATGACGCGCTGGTGCTGCCTACCACCGCCAACACCCCGCCGAAGATTTCCGATCTCGCCGATGACAAGGCGTTCACCAGGGAAAACCTGCGGGCGCTGCGCAATTGCACCCTCATCAACATGATCGACGGCTGCGCCATCTCGCTGCCCGCGCATCGCGAGGGTGACGTTCCCGTCGGCCTGATGCTGGCGGGCGCGGGCGGATCTGACCGTCGTATTTTCGAGCTTGCTGCCGGCATGGAGGCCGTAATTCGTGTTTGA
- the alkB gene encoding DNA oxidative demethylase AlkB, giving the protein MTGDLFDTAAEAQPSREEIADGAVLLRGFVRPIESELIAAVRAIVAQSPFRRMTTPGGHLMSVAMTNCGERGWITDHTGYRYDPIDPRTGAPWPEMPTVLRDLARGAAEQGGFTGFAPDACLVNRYEPGTRLSLHQDKDELDYSAPIVSVSLGLPATFLFGGLARSDKPRRFRLVHGDLVVWGGASRLAYHGVAPLADGEHALLGRKRINLTFRRTR; this is encoded by the coding sequence TTGACGGGTGATCTGTTTGACACCGCCGCCGAGGCACAGCCGTCGCGCGAGGAGATCGCCGACGGCGCCGTGCTGCTGCGCGGGTTCGTCAGGCCGATCGAGAGCGAGCTGATCGCCGCCGTACGCGCGATCGTGGCGCAGTCGCCGTTCCGCCGCATGACCACGCCCGGCGGCCACCTGATGTCGGTGGCGATGACCAATTGCGGCGAGCGCGGCTGGATCACCGATCACACCGGCTATCGCTATGATCCCATCGATCCGCGAACCGGCGCGCCATGGCCCGAGATGCCGACGGTGCTTCGCGACCTGGCTCGAGGCGCGGCGGAGCAGGGCGGGTTCACCGGCTTTGCGCCCGACGCGTGCCTCGTCAATCGCTACGAGCCCGGCACGCGGCTGTCGCTGCATCAGGACAAGGACGAGCTGGACTATTCGGCGCCAATCGTCTCGGTCTCGCTCGGCCTGCCCGCGACCTTCCTGTTCGGCGGCCTGGCGCGCAGCGACAAGCCGCGCCGCTTCCGGCTCGTCCATGGCGACTTGGTCGTCTGGGGCGGGGCCAGCAGGCTCGCCTATCACGGCGTTGCGCCGCTCGCCGATGGCGAGCACGCGCTGCTGGGAAGGAAGCGGATCAATTTGACGTTTCGCAGGACGCGCTGA